The Moorena producens PAL-8-15-08-1 genomic interval CCTCAATAATCTGGCATTACTCTACAAAAGCCAGGGCAGATATGTTGACATACTCACCGTCCTAGAAGAACGGTGATTCTTGACAGATCATCGGGGTGTGCTGCCGTTCGCGTAGCGTGACCTACGGTCTCAACAGTCTTATCGCCCCTCCTTGCCCATTTAGAGTCATGCCGATGCCCCATGCCGACTTTTTCTATGTTTCTAGCAGCGTTGATGTCTCTGTCCTGCTCGGTTCCACAATTAACACAGAGTATTGAGCGTACGGACAAATCGAGTTTCCCCCACTTGAACCCACAATCTGAGCAGATTTGACTAGTGGGTTCCCAACGGCTTATAACCCGAAAATCCCTGCCATATTTATCTGATTTTGCTTGAGCTAGACTCCTAAATTCTGACCAACCTTGCTGGCTAATAGCTCGCGCTAGTTTGCGATTTTTGACCATTCCTGACACGTTAAGGTCTTCTAGGACAATTACTTGGTTCTCGCTGACTATCCTAGTTGAGAACTTATGCAGGAAGTCTTTCCTTTTGTTGGCGATTTTATTATTTAGTCTTGCGATCTTAATGCGAGTTTGCTCCCTCCGGTTAGACCCCTTGGCTTGTCTAGCAAACTTTCGTGTTTGTTTGCGTAATTTTCGATCTAGTTTTGAATAGTCAGGACTATTGACATGACCCCCATCACTCATTACCGCGAAAGTCTTGATACCTAGATCAATCCCAATGCTTTGGTTCTTGGCATCAACTTGAACAGGCTCAATATCTACTACAAAGCTCAAGAAATAATTGTTAGCACAATCTAAGATAATGGTCACAGAGCTTGGCTCAGATGGCAATTCCCTAGACCAGATCGGTTTGACTACCCCAATCTTGGCTAAGTAAACTCCATCACCTTGAATAGAGAAACCTCTGCGAGTTAATCTTGCTGATTGATTATTGGATCGCTTTTTGAATCGTGGAGACCTAACTTTTCGTCCTTTTCGTTTTCCATTGTGCGACTCAAAGAAGTTCTTAAAAGCAACTCCCAAATCAGCTACGGACTGCTGCAAAGGAACGACTGACACTTCAGACAACCATTTTCTTTCTTCGGTCTTTTTAGCCTGAGTTATGACCAGTTTCTGTAAGTCTCCAGATTTTAGAACCTTCTTAGATTTCTTGCAAATAGCCAGAGCATCGTTCCACACGACTCTGACACAGCCAAACAGCCTAGCTAAGTCCTGTTTCTGTTGGTCAGTTGGATAAAAACGATATTTGTATCTTGCTTTCAATTGGCGTTTTGTTAGTTTGTCTGTACTCCTATTATAGTGTAATCTACAAGATTTGACAATGGGTTTCCGGAATATTGGCACAGTATTACGCTCCTTGCAAATGCACCTAGTATGCGTAACTAAGTACCGCCAAAAAATATTGACCACTGAGAGTCTCGCGGCCATTGAAAATTCGTTCAAAGAAGTGGCTAATAAAATGATTTTTTAAATTAGAGAACTTAATGGTTTGTTCGCGCAGCGGAGGCCGTAGGCCACAGTTACCGTAAGAATAAAGGAGCCAAAATTTGCCAAGTTTTAACCAAAGGTGCGCTTTCCGTATTAAGAATTAAATTCGCCACGGGTCCCACCTCTTTTAGGTATAGCTGAACAACCATAAAGGCTCCTTTATTCTAAGGTTTCTATCCAGCGAAGGACGGGGCTTGAGACCCATTTTTTTGGTCAATATCGAGCTGCCCTCCAGTCCCTAGCCACAGATTCTCCCTTGACTGATCAACAAGCTCTAGAGATTCTGTGTGCCAGAGATGCACTCCACAATGCACTGACTCAGGAACCCTTCATACCTGCAGAGCTTCTAGAGTGCATCCATGAGCTAGATGGCCAACTCCAACAACACAAACAACGGATTGACCAAGCTCTGGAACTTTCTAGCTATCGTCACAGTCTACCAACAAAGCCTAAGGGCTGGTGGTGGTATCTGGATCAACAGCGTCCTCCTCATCCGCTAGATCGTTACGACTGGGTGTTTAAGGGTCTGACCTTTGGAGGTTGGAGTGTGAGTCTGGCTCTGCTGGTCAATATTGCCAGTCGTTTCTTAACTGGTGGTCCCGATGTGGTTGGCACTTTCGCCATCATTGTACCGAGTCTGATAACTCTGCTGAAAGCCAAAAGTGACCTTACCGAAGAAGAGCAAAAAGATAACGATTTCTCAGAAGCATTGAAAAAAGGTTTTGAGGAATTGCTGATTACTTGGAAAGTTCCCAAGTTTCTTCATGCTGAAACCAAGTTTCTGTCCACCATGGCTCTACTGTTGGGATTGCTAGGGTTTTGGTATAGCCTACCTAGAATTTCAGATAGTTACGGTCAACGTGGCTTCGAACACTATAAAGCAGGTGAGCTTAGTAGTGCTGAAGCCGACTACCAAAGAGCGATTGCCCTGGAGCCTGATAATGCTAAGGCTCATTACAACTTGGCCGTAGTCTATGAAGACTGGTTACAGCTCAAGAAATCAAAGCAAGAGTACCAGTTGGCGGTAAGTGCCAACATTCCTAGGGCATACAACAACTTGGCCAGACTCTACATTCGAGAGGGGGACTATCCTGAAGCGGCAAACCTTTTAGTTGAAGGTCTAAAACTGACCACAGAGCAATCAGTTTATCCAGAGGATAAATACAATTTATATAAAAATTTAGGGTGGGTAAGATTCAAACAAAACCGGGATGATGAAGCTAAAATTGCCCTGGAAAAAGCTATCAAGATTGCTAAGAATCCAGATGTGGCAAAATATCTGCCCAATCGTGCCTCTGCCTCTTGTATTTTAGCTCAGGTACTTGAACGCCAGAAAAAACCTGAAGCTTCCAAGGAATATCTCAAGCAATGGGAACATTGTCGCAATTTAATCATCGGAAATCCCATAATTTCAAAACCAAACAAATGGCTAGATATAGCTAATGATTTAGGAATAGGAAATCGTTTAATTCCAGAAGAAGACACCTGGTTACATCTAGCTAATCAACGTATTCAGAAAGCTCAACAACAGAAACAAAGGCCATGATTTGGAAACGTCTATTCTCCATCTCCCTACTTTCCAGCGTTTTAATCGCGATCGCGGCTCCAGCAACTACTGCGGCTGAAGGTATTTACGAGATCGCAGCTCTCACAGGAGATGTTCAAGTGAAACGTCGCCTGTGGTTTGGTTATCGTCGGGCTCACCAAGGAGATCGTCTCAAGCTCACAGACCAGATCTGGGTCAGAAACTCTCAATCTTCTGCTACAGTTTCCTGCAGTGATCTCAGTAATTGGGAAGTTCCTGTAGGAACAGCTTTTAAGGTGTCTGAAGGTTGCTCAAATTCAGGAATATTGTTCCGACCGGGAGATCCGCTAGCACCTGGACGTGGCATCGGGAACGAAAACCTTCCCTACCTGATCAGTCCTAGGAATACAGCACTACGTCCTAATCAACCCCTGACCCTGCGCTGGCATGGGGTGAAAGAAGCCACCCACTATGATGTTACTATCAATGATTTGGCAAAACCAGTGTGGGAAAAACGGGTATCTGAACCCATAGTTGATTATCCTGATAGCTCCCAACTCCGACGGGATCGGGATTATTTTATTGTGGTAACTGCTAGTACCGGTGTGTCTTCACCGAAAAATCCCGATCAAGAGCCAGCTCCCACCATTACCCTGCTGACGGATGAGCTGGAGCAGGAGCTAAAGAAGAACCTAGCTCAGATTGACACACAAAATCTGGATGCAGATGCCAAAGCTCAAAAAAAAGCTCATCTGTATCACAGCACTTGCCAAGATCCAAATTTCCCTAACACTTGTCTCAATCAGAATGCCATTGACCTTTTAGAAAAAAGAATCAAAGCTGGTACAGAAAATCCTGCCATTTATCAGCTTCAAGCTGACATGTATAAGCGCATTGGACTAAAGCGACAGGCTCAGCAGCGTTACCGCACAGCCCTGGCACTGGCCAAAAAAGCTAACAATTTGCCATTGCAGGCGGAAATTCAAGAACAGCTTGGTGAGATTGCCCACAACCTAGAAGAGTTTGCTGAAGCGGTTGAATCGTTAAAGGCTGCTGAGGGAATTTACAAAAAGCTTTTAAATTTGGAAGATTCAGAGGCAAAAAGCAAGTTAGAGGAGCTAAGGAATGATATTGAGGATTCTCGACAGAGGATTTGAGGGGGGAAGTATAGCGCAAGGCAAAAGGCAAAAGGCAAAAGGCAAAAGTTTACTACAAAAGCTTTTCAGGTTGTATCAATGTCCTAACCTTAATGGGTAGTGCTATAAGTAGTCAGCGGTCAGCTATCAGCTATCAGCCAAAGGCTGACCGCTGACCGCTGACTGCTTTATGTTTGTTATGATCACCTTTTGGACAAATGTTGTTGAAACGGAAACCAGATGAGTGACTTGGATTCAGGGAAGTATCGGCAACTACTAG includes:
- a CDS encoding RNA-guided endonuclease InsQ/TnpB family protein; translation: MKARYKYRFYPTDQQKQDLARLFGCVRVVWNDALAICKKSKKVLKSGDLQKLVITQAKKTEERKWLSEVSVVPLQQSVADLGVAFKNFFESHNGKRKGRKVRSPRFKKRSNNQSARLTRRGFSIQGDGVYLAKIGVVKPIWSRELPSEPSSVTIILDCANNYFLSFVVDIEPVQVDAKNQSIGIDLGIKTFAVMSDGGHVNSPDYSKLDRKLRKQTRKFARQAKGSNRREQTRIKIARLNNKIANKRKDFLHKFSTRIVSENQVIVLEDLNVSGMVKNRKLARAISQQGWSEFRSLAQAKSDKYGRDFRVISRWEPTSQICSDCGFKWGKLDLSVRSILCVNCGTEQDRDINAARNIEKVGMGHRHDSKWARRGDKTVETVGHATRTAAHPDDLSRITVLLGR
- a CDS encoding tetratricopeptide repeat protein; protein product: MIWKRLFSISLLSSVLIAIAAPATTAAEGIYEIAALTGDVQVKRRLWFGYRRAHQGDRLKLTDQIWVRNSQSSATVSCSDLSNWEVPVGTAFKVSEGCSNSGILFRPGDPLAPGRGIGNENLPYLISPRNTALRPNQPLTLRWHGVKEATHYDVTINDLAKPVWEKRVSEPIVDYPDSSQLRRDRDYFIVVTASTGVSSPKNPDQEPAPTITLLTDELEQELKKNLAQIDTQNLDADAKAQKKAHLYHSTCQDPNFPNTCLNQNAIDLLEKRIKAGTENPAIYQLQADMYKRIGLKRQAQQRYRTALALAKKANNLPLQAEIQEQLGEIAHNLEEFAEAVESLKAAEGIYKKLLNLEDSEAKSKLEELRNDIEDSRQRI
- a CDS encoding tetratricopeptide repeat protein; translation: MTDQQALEILCARDALHNALTQEPFIPAELLECIHELDGQLQQHKQRIDQALELSSYRHSLPTKPKGWWWYLDQQRPPHPLDRYDWVFKGLTFGGWSVSLALLVNIASRFLTGGPDVVGTFAIIVPSLITLLKAKSDLTEEEQKDNDFSEALKKGFEELLITWKVPKFLHAETKFLSTMALLLGLLGFWYSLPRISDSYGQRGFEHYKAGELSSAEADYQRAIALEPDNAKAHYNLAVVYEDWLQLKKSKQEYQLAVSANIPRAYNNLARLYIREGDYPEAANLLVEGLKLTTEQSVYPEDKYNLYKNLGWVRFKQNRDDEAKIALEKAIKIAKNPDVAKYLPNRASASCILAQVLERQKKPEASKEYLKQWEHCRNLIIGNPIISKPNKWLDIANDLGIGNRLIPEEDTWLHLANQRIQKAQQQKQRP